The genomic segment AGGCGCCTGAGGCGGGAGCGACTGCGGGCGAGttgggtgtctgtacacccgtCCCAGGGGTCACTCCCGAGCCCTCAGGCggagtgtctcctccggTGCCGAAGGCTTTCGGACTCGCGTCCTCGACGCCGCGGCGCCTGAACGACGGCTCCTTGCTCGAGGCGCCTCTTTCGAACGAGCTCGAGATGGTCATTCCACGTTTCCGCGCGCGCTTCCTCGAAGGACTGGAAGAGGGTGACGCGCCCGTGGACTCGCTCACGCTCTACAGCGACTGGAAGGAGCTTCCCGCACTTCGCTTCCGCCTGATGGTTCACCCGCTGACGCGGTCGCACAGCCGGCTGGCGCAGctctctccgccgtctccgcTGCTCCCGGAGGCGCGCGCCCTCTCTCCCCAGCAGCAGGAGTTCCTCCAGAGTCGCACGGCGGCGGCCTTCGTCGAGATCGGCCCGAAGCCGGACTGGCCTGCGGACTGGAGCTTCCAAGCGGGCGTCCGCTTCCACATCTATGTGGTGAATCTGTCGGAGCCGGAGCGCTCGATCTGGAAGGAAGAAACCTTTCAGTTCAGCTGCGAGGAAGTCGACCGCGGCTGGCACTCGATTGTCTCCTACTGGACGCTGTACGAAgagcgcttcttcgcctcgcagTCTGGAGACCTCGTCCTGCGCGCCGCCGTCTTCCCCGCAGGCACCGCCGTCATGAGTCGCGGCCTGCGGACCCCCTGTCCCCCCTCGCCGCCCTGTGTCCGCGGCGCCGCGACGACGCCCGCGCCGGAGGCCGCTGAAGCCGCGCGAGCGACCGAGGCGGAGATGCGCGACAAGAGCGACcgcgagaaggacgacgagCTCGGACCTGTGATCGCAGGACCGCCGGCAGGCGCCTCGTCTCcccttgcctctctcctcgcgtcgcTTCCGGCCTCCGCGTCGCTGGGTCGAGCTGGCAAAGGCTACGTCGGTCTCCGAAACCACGGCGCAACGTGCTATATGAACGCGCTCCTCCAGAGCCTCTACTACATCGGGAAGTTCCGACAAGCGGTCTACGCCCTCACGTTCGATACGAAGGCCATCAGCGGTCCGCGAAGCGTCCAAGTGCTGGAGAGCAGGTGCCGCCGCAGAAAGCGCCGCGCCGGCGGCTCCGGAGcgacaggcgacgcagactCGGAAAGCGCGCAGGACGATCGACACCCCAGACTCGAGCGAAACAGGGTAAGGATTCTCGTTCGCGACGCAGATCTTCTGGGGAGTCTTTCCGCAAGCCGGAAataagagagagaagcagtaGGGGGGGGGACCTTTCGGGGAGGAAAGGGCGGGAGACCGAGTGCACCGAAAGATGGCTTTCGGAAGAGGATTTTAAAGTACCTcgtggaaagagaagagcgcagcAAAGAGTGctaagagagagaaaagggtgAGACACGGTGAGCCACAGGGAGTCGCGGAGACACTCGGAAAAGAAGCGATGAACAGAGAATGAGTTATGTTTCGACTTCCTGTGGCTCTCCTGCGCTTCTCGTACAACGTATGAAAGACACAAGGCATGGGAGACTGCTGCGGAGAAGCGCTGGTTAGAATGCCTGCTGCTCGactttcgccttcgctgtctgcttgCACGGAAAGGCTCTCTGGCGACCGTGCTGTCTGGGAGATTTTGTGCTTGAAGTTGCTCTTCGTGTTTGTGAGTTGTAGTGGCAGACGACGCTCTCTGAGTGTCTCGAAAAGGTGAGGCGAGGGGATCTTCTTCGAAGGCGCGAGGCTTCGTTGCCTACCTGCAGCCGTCAAAACCTGTGCGAGGACCTCGCTGTCGCACCTGCGTTGTCTTCCCTCTCAGGACCCCGAAGACGCGCTCGATGGAAGCTGCGACGTCCACATGGAGGAAGGCTCTGCGTCAAAGCCGACGGGAAGTCGTTTCAAGTCTGGCGGCTCTGGACGAGACTCGGACAACGCGTCTGCGTACTGTTCGCCAGCTCCGCATCCGCTGGCGGCGCTGCTGGTGaacagcgacgacgaagaggaagacttCTCGGACTGGAACGAGCAAGACATGCGCGACTTGCTGCTGGAGGAGGAACAGGAGCAGCGCCGGCCGCCCTCCATCTCGCTGGCCCTGCAGAACTTGTTCTTCCGTCTGTACACCTCCGAGGAGCCTGTAGCATGTCGGGACTTGATTCGCTCTTTCGGATGGGATGCGGCCGACGCGTTCACACAGCAAGACACTCACGAGTTGCTCAAACTGCTGCTCGACAAAGTTGAGGAGCAGATGCAGGGGACGCCCGCAGAGGGCAGTGTGAAGAAGATGTTTGAGGGCGAGATGGAGACGTACATCGAGTGCATCGAGGTCGACTACAAGAGcgtgaggaaggagacgtaCGAAGACCTCAACCTCGATGTGAAGGGATGCAGCACCATCCAGGAAAGTCTGCGCAGACTCGTGCAGCCGGAAATtctcgaaggagaaaactcgTACGACGCAGAGGCGTTCGGCAAACAGCGAGCGCGGAAGGGCGTCCGCTTCCTCCGCTTTCCGCCGGTCTGCATCTTTCTCCTCAAACGCTTCGACTTCGATTACGAAAAAATGGACACCGTCAAAGTATTCTCCAGCTTCGAGTTCCAGAGTGAACTGGACCTCAACGAATTCTGTCCTGGTGCCGGCGTCTACGAACTCCATGCCGTGTCTGTACACCAAGGTGAGAAGGCCTGGAAGAGACTGTGGTGTCTGCCGTCTCGTTTCTTGTCGCCTGTCCCCCAGCAGGCGCTCCCTCTGCCTTGGGATGAGATGTTTTCTCCAGCTCTTTCGtggtgtctctcgttctctttctcttgttctctcgcgcttccatcttcttgatttctcctgttttcccGTCCTCTCTGGATCTCGGTCAACTCTGTTCTATGCGGTGCTGAGAGCCATTCCATTTGACACGGGCGGCTTGCTaggttttttctgtcttccgtCGCGACCGCATTTACGGCAACGGTGTGTTGCCTCGCGTTCGCGCTTTTCTTCgatcgttttcctcttcccgagaagcctgcatgcacgccaCTGGATAAAAAGCGCAACGGCCAGTGCAGAgctgcaggagagagaagacagaggagcagCGCCAGTTTGCTTGCTGACGGCATGGTTCTGCCGCGTTTTGTcgtcctcctttttctgcgaaCGCTGGCTTTCTCCCCACGAGTTTTTTCGTCGAGAGGTCAGGAGCTTCTGCCTCAGGTTGTTCCCATTCGCAGAATTTAAGAgttccttcgtcctctcttgtgtttctttctaGGCGACGTCAACTCTGGGCATTACTACTGCTTCTTGCGACCCCCGCCGCGTACGCAGTGGGTCAGATTTGACGACGACAAAGTGTATCCTGTGTCGGAGTACGCGGCGATCGGCGACAACTtcggaggcgacgaagaagatccgTGTAACTACCTTGCAGGTGagttccgtttttttcgccttcagaGCTCTCggtgcttctctctgaaaGGATCTCTCGCGTATCTCCCCGCCAGctgctttctgcgtcttcctcgtggATCGAGAAAACGCCCTTTCTTGTCAGCAGGTCTGTCGTCCTGTGGGGCTGCTCTCTGCACACGCTCGTTGAACGGAGGGTCGTGCAGGTCCTGGCGGCttcggcgtcttcgctgtctctttcctcatcttcctcgtcttctctctcctggctTCCTTGTGTGCCCTTCCCGCTCGTCCTACTCTTCAGGCAGAGCGCCGCGCTCGCGACAAAAGGTCTACAACGCGTACATTCTGGTCTATGTGAAGAAGCGTCTCGCGAACCAGCTTCTCGCCGACTGCAACCCCATGAAGGTGAGAGCcgcgaaggaagagggggatcggagaacgagaggaagcgcaGAAGTCGTTTCGAGAACTCTCAAAGGAAGCTTGCGTTAAGGGGAAGGCGGGCAGCAACGATCGGGACCTCTCGGTGTCAGTCTCGGCCTACTCGACAGGCAAACAGCTTCTGACTCCAAGCAAGCGAACATGTCGACCTTTTTCGAAACTGAAAGTAATTCCTGGATGACCGTCCTgatctctcgctttctccgctTCAGGTGAACCCTCAGGTCGTCATCAGGTGCCGCACAGAGGAGCTTCTCATGAAACTCCGAAATCGAATTCGCCGCGTCCTGGAACAGCGAATCAAGTACGCCTCAGCCTCTACAAGAATGTACACACTCAAGTCGTCGTGCAAACATTCGTTTCGGTCTCCCCGATTTTCAGGAGGGGACGTCTAAGCGTATACGCCGTCTCCGAGACAAAACCGCATGTCTGCGCATTCGTAAACGTCTCTTTGTGTGTGTAAACACTCGCAAaagcatgtatatatatatatatatatatatactttcagatgcatgcatagacatacacatgcatatatatatatatatatatttatatatgtgtgtataggTATCTATTTTGTGTATTTTTTACAGCTCGCACTTTAGGGGCGCGCATGTTTCTGCTGAGTGTTCTGTCTCTAGGGTGAAGGTGTACCATCCTTTGCAATTCGTGAACCGCCGTTTTCTGGATTTGCCGTTGGCTACGATGCGTCCGCTGCTGGAGCTGAAGTCGAGTCGCTCGGTGGGGATTCTGCCGATTCATGAGCAAATCACCGCGCGTCTGTTTAGCAAGTTGTACGGCGAAGAGGGCACTGGCGGCGAGGGCGGCGCCTGCAGTCAGCGTGCAGGGAAGGCTTCGCCGCCGatcgcctttcttctgtaCGCGATGGATTTCCTGGCCGACGACGCTCGCTTCAgtccgctctctctcgcagacAATCCGTGTCTCGGGGAGATTTTCCGCGCCAAGATGGTGGGGAACAGCGGGAGGGCCGGGGGCGTTCTCGGCGCCCGCGTCTATCCGGGAGGCGCCTCGGACCTGAACTATCCATACAACCGGTTCGACGCCTGTCTGTACTTCCTCGCGGTGCCCGAGACGAACGCGGTGATTCGCGAGGCCGTTGACCACGATGAATTCTGCAGGCGACACCAGCTGCTCTTCCTCAAGTACTTTGACGTCTTCAGCGCAAACACAGTGCTGGTGGAAGCCTCTGAGCCTGTGGCGCCGCAGGACCCCAAAGGCCAACGAAACCGACAGGAAGACGACGCTCCGGTCTGCGCCGCGCTCGCGAAGAAAGTTGGCGAGGATCCCTCCGACGTTCCTGAGGCTCTCAGAGACAACAACATCATTTGCCTCGACGTTGTCCTGGTTCCGAATGGCTGGAAACTCGTGAGTGTACCGGGGATGGAGCGATGGAACTTTTCTGTgagaggggggggggcggtGGGTCGGATCTCGCAGAGGCGTTTGCTGCCGAGAGACGGAAGTGTATTTTCTGTCCTGCCGTCTCGTTGCCTGTCGTGTGtgttctcgctttctcgaagctcttctctgttgccttcttccttcgtgaCACCTGGGCGTCGCTCCGTTTTTGCAGCTTCCGTCgaccttttttttctctcttttcttcgccggGATTTGCTCTCACCCTTCGTCTCgtcctcctgcctctctcctcggatcgtttttcgtcttttctcccgctttTCGTCTCAAAACCGCGTTGCCTTTTGGGATGCTTTTGTCGTCTGCCGTTGGTAGGTCTGCCTTCAACCGCATCTGTATCGCCTTCTCCTGCGGTGCATGGAGGACGGATTGACCCGGCCGTTCGCGCTGGAGTCTCTGCGCCGTtatgtctcctctctggggtctctgccgcctctgttcgctgcttcctcgtccgGCGGcagtcgcctcttcttcccgggCGCGGGGGAGAAGCGGCCTCTGGTCGACGTCGCGACCTCGCAGAgttgttctctcgctgcatgcgccgctgCCTACGGCGCAGGCCTCAGTGCGACGCTGTGTGGGCCAGTTTTCCT from the Toxoplasma gondii ME49 chromosome IX, whole genome shotgun sequence genome contains:
- a CDS encoding ubiquitin carboxyl-terminal hydrolase family 2 protein (encoded by transcript TGME49_289330); amino-acid sequence: MSRRERKGANELNKSDPNCVPPSLLDSQLALLAANSFDVPLTLKKSTASLSASRSSSPRSVVSANCSSPRTSDFPDRDPLASSVDLPRASPASPASPASPASPASVSPRSLGSRSPVSSSFAGNLREREGVCLRGALHLSPSCGAALGSLSPPPLLRTSRSACLSPSVSTDPPRASPLGVSFLSSTMEEDDAALFKVEKGSSRLAAKAPEAGATAGELGVCTPVPGVTPEPSGGVSPPVPKAFGLASSTPRRLNDGSLLEAPLSNELEMVIPRFRARFLEGLEEGDAPVDSLTLYSDWKELPALRFRLMVHPLTRSHSRLAQLSPPSPLLPEARALSPQQQEFLQSRTAAAFVEIGPKPDWPADWSFQAGVRFHIYVVNLSEPERSIWKEETFQFSCEEVDRGWHSIVSYWTLYEERFFASQSGDLVLRAAVFPAGTAVMSRGLRTPCPPSPPCVRGAATTPAPEAAEAARATEAEMRDKSDREKDDELGPVIAGPPAGASSPLASLLASLPASASLGRAGKGYVGLRNHGATCYMNALLQSLYYIGKFRQAVYALTFDTKAISGPRSVQVLESRCRRRKRRAGGSGATGDADSESAQDDRHPRLERNRDPEDALDGSCDVHMEEGSASKPTGSRFKSGGSGRDSDNASAYCSPAPHPLAALLVNSDDEEEDFSDWNEQDMRDLLLEEEQEQRRPPSISLALQNLFFRLYTSEEPVACRDLIRSFGWDAADAFTQQDTHELLKLLLDKVEEQMQGTPAEGSVKKMFEGEMETYIECIEVDYKSVRKETYEDLNLDVKGCSTIQESLRRLVQPEILEGENSYDAEAFGKQRARKGVRFLRFPPVCIFLLKRFDFDYEKMDTVKVFSSFEFQSELDLNEFCPGAGVYELHAVSVHQGDVNSGHYYCFLRPPPRTQWVRFDDDKVYPVSEYAAIGDNFGGDEEDPCNYLAGRAPRSRQKVYNAYILVYVKKRLANQLLADCNPMKVNPQVVIRCRTEELLMKLRNRIRRVLEQRIKVKVYHPLQFVNRRFLDLPLATMRPLLELKSSRSVGILPIHEQITARLFSKLYGEEGTGGEGGACSQRAGKASPPIAFLLYAMDFLADDARFSPLSLADNPCLGEIFRAKMVGNSGRAGGVLGARVYPGGASDLNYPYNRFDACLYFLAVPETNAVIREAVDHDEFCRRHQLLFLKYFDVFSANTVLVEASEPVAPQDPKGQRNRQEDDAPVCAALAKKVGEDPSDVPEALRDNNIICLDVVLVPNGWKLVCLQPHLYRLLLRCMEDGLTRPFALESLRRYVSSLGSLPPLFAASSSGGSRLFFPGAGEKRPLVDVATSQSCSLAACAAAYGAGLSATLCGPVFLSTQGNFPALSSSREQTPELPREPALVLALEIEFQDLKNPTSLTLSSKKTFSQEKIFPGDIFVFNIDAPESMRRRFQEVRRMAEVNGSEREQTTTEEFGLSASADGHDRLSQLCRENRGLQNVPSLLPANFLSPSHAQAAVVDEKSRASVSPEEGTGVALWPSSSSPASSSPPSATGAAAQALSTAARAALGDADPLGEKAEEKETLAAKADETASCSTADVSTTVASPMNSGALPPSRAAGLKPDAEAKAGDSLSGQARGSPDGENSKESSPVSLDLPSHAPGGSDGALLPYLSAARGGRIPSDPPEMPVLPSPDFHHYSLNKANRFVFQFRLYDPLELLNRPMNCCGMLLEDYPRPSVGSSACLASRDLSLSHCSSNETLSSFTLSSTWSATSALTSDPCLPVSATKGGNAPSVSASLVLPTASPSPVTPLAAAGPFGAPAGAATAVGGSGLQRAVSGAGADLECADGDATADSEEDEDPWIHVPKGQPVVAKMLEVDVRVACNQVLRYVSWYMGVDPSRLLLFPEPPLLSDASFAPVTIDSLVCAVSEGGVSRRDGSGGSSPQASLRRLSVNEVFSRLEKKALLGAGSRLGRRRPRPAGSFAFAGPAGSRHRIFHLAVLPRHYSLCSRVVDPATLTPVQLERAKELVFPVSLGTAAGGASAAALPPEAPLQDPLLHFVVLVFSRRVESLGCVEGLIPARCPFSSRPLTVKDLIHAILARMSPALRAQLVDERRRSASQEGRSISAETSGEHAAEKTASADGARVSDAALAGSLRLLESSVASLHDLEKTQQIHSLALYAGQSGRRLDGPSTQNLFAVPLRLELDWTPEEKESIENGELKVLQVVHQTPSDREYFGYPFEILVRPSDTLNEIKHKVKEKLLLPKPLWSNWTFFQYADCNRSWKGPNDRLDWQRYDSITLIAEHPAPYSKMRLPTAMKIA